A region from the Bacteroidota bacterium genome encodes:
- a CDS encoding HlyC/CorC family transporter translates to MITDILLLTVLILLNGLLSMSEMAVVSSKKARLAGQASKGNRRARQVIQTLDDPTSFLSTIQIGITLIGILTGAYGGTAFSHLIQPWVEQVPALVPYADEISFGFIVAVITYFSLLFGELLPKRTAIRNPEAIAKAVIGPLRIMESIFKPFVWFLSASTRFFMFLAGKPPGDQQNMIDEEIRQMANEAERSGQMDDVEAHIVRQALNLNDLTVRDIMIPRTLISWIDENDSLQDIRDLIQRTAHQHYPVADQDLDHLKGILSTRDLWLQTVSGAPLQLASLLKEPLFVPETVSVTRLVDLFKSEDRYYAVVVDEYGSVQGWVTSAEILSVLVGDPDGDGLPGSDGSAFADGSRILPGMMPFYEFEELIDHDFKLEDEPAPFSTLAGYLLSLTGNFPVVGSVIESEGFRFEVLTMKGRLIESVRVTVTEAGE, encoded by the coding sequence ATGATAACCGATATTTTGCTTCTGACCGTTCTTATTTTGCTGAATGGTCTGCTTTCCATGTCAGAAATGGCGGTGGTTTCATCCAAAAAGGCCCGTCTGGCCGGACAGGCTTCCAAAGGCAACCGCCGGGCCCGGCAGGTGATTCAAACCCTTGACGACCCGACCTCCTTTCTTTCCACCATTCAGATAGGCATCACCCTTATCGGAATCCTGACCGGGGCTTACGGAGGAACCGCCTTCTCCCACCTGATTCAGCCCTGGGTCGAACAGGTCCCTGCCCTTGTTCCCTACGCCGATGAAATCAGTTTCGGATTCATTGTGGCGGTCATTACCTACTTTTCCCTTCTGTTTGGTGAATTGCTTCCCAAACGAACCGCCATCCGGAATCCGGAGGCCATTGCAAAAGCGGTCATCGGTCCCCTCAGGATTATGGAGAGCATCTTTAAACCCTTCGTCTGGTTTCTGTCTGCCTCCACCCGTTTTTTCATGTTCCTCGCCGGAAAACCACCCGGTGATCAGCAGAACATGATTGATGAGGAAATCAGGCAAATGGCCAATGAAGCCGAACGAAGCGGACAGATGGATGATGTGGAAGCACACATCGTCCGGCAGGCACTTAATCTGAATGATCTGACCGTACGGGATATTATGATTCCACGTACGCTTATCAGCTGGATTGATGAAAACGACTCGCTTCAGGATATCCGTGACCTCATTCAGCGGACGGCCCATCAGCATTACCCTGTGGCTGATCAGGATCTCGATCACCTGAAAGGCATTCTCTCCACACGGGATTTATGGCTTCAGACGGTGTCGGGCGCTCCTCTGCAGCTCGCCTCGCTGTTAAAAGAACCGCTCTTTGTCCCCGAAACCGTTTCGGTGACCCGGCTGGTCGATTTATTCAAATCGGAAGATCGGTATTACGCCGTGGTGGTCGATGAATATGGCTCGGTACAGGGTTGGGTGACCTCGGCCGAGATTCTGTCGGTGCTGGTTGGTGATCCCGACGGGGACGGACTTCCCGGTTCGGATGGATCGGCGTTTGCCGATGGCAGCCGGATTCTGCCGGGCATGATGCCGTTTTATGAGTTCGAAGAACTGATCGATCACGACTTTAAACTGGAAGATGAACCCGCACCCTTCAGCACGCTGGCCGGCTACCTCCTCTCCCTGACGGGCAATTTCCCTGTGGTCGGATCTGTCATTGAATCGGAAGGATTCCGGTTCGAAGTGCTGACGATGAAAGGTCGCCTGATCGAGTCCGTGCGGGTGACGGTGACCGAAGCCGGGGAGTGA